Within the Herbaspirillum sp. RTI4 genome, the region GATTCCCTCACCCACACAAACCCGGAGAACAATATGAGCTTAGCCAACTGGTGCATCCTGATTGCCGGCCTGATGCCGGTTCTTACCATCGCCTTCGCCAAACAAGGCGCTCCCGACATGGACAATGCCGCACCACGCGACTGGCTGGAAAAGCAAACCGGCCTGCGCCGCCGCGCCGACTACGCCCACCGCAATCACTTCGAAGCGTTTCCCTTTTTTGCCGCAGCAGTACTGATCGCCCAGCAAACCGGCGTCGCACAACACTGGACCGACAGCCTGGCCATCCTCTTTATCTGCGCACGCCTGTTCTATACCGGCTTCTACCTGAGCAACCGCCCTTCGCCACGCTCAATCGCCTGGGTCGTCGGCTACCTTTCGGTCATCTGCCTGTTCGTCGCCTCCGGACTGGCCTGACCAAGCCAACCCATCCGCCGCGCTTGCGAAGTAAGCGTGGCTTCTTAGCTCACTCCCGGAAAATCCATGCAAAAAATCGAATTCCATCTTGACGGCAGAGACTACGTCGAACTGAA harbors:
- a CDS encoding MAPEG family protein; its protein translation is MSLANWCILIAGLMPVLTIAFAKQGAPDMDNAAPRDWLEKQTGLRRRADYAHRNHFEAFPFFAAAVLIAQQTGVAQHWTDSLAILFICARLFYTGFYLSNRPSPRSIAWVVGYLSVICLFVASGLA